From the Opitutia bacterium genome, one window contains:
- a CDS encoding prepilin-type N-terminal cleavage/methylation domain-containing protein, which yields MTTTTLSHVPDAGPRTRRRGFTLVEVLISSSLAAFILTGVMTCFLFLGRSGANIQNYNDMEGQARRGLEQFAQDVRQASAITWNSNQSVTLVVDSTNITWAYASGALSRQVGTATARTMLSGITSFTYKAYTINGAEITDFASASALTTAGQTTKQLQISLEAARTTTTAARATNLVLSARYILRNKRVTA from the coding sequence ATGACTACTACTACACTCTCGCACGTCCCTGACGCCGGCCCGCGCACTCGCCGTCGCGGCTTCACGCTCGTCGAAGTCCTCATCAGCTCGAGCCTCGCCGCGTTCATCCTCACCGGCGTGATGACGTGCTTCCTGTTTCTCGGACGCAGCGGCGCGAACATCCAAAATTACAACGACATGGAAGGCCAGGCCCGCCGCGGCCTCGAGCAGTTCGCCCAGGACGTCCGGCAAGCCAGCGCCATCACCTGGAACAGCAACCAATCCGTCACGCTCGTCGTCGACTCGACCAACATCACCTGGGCCTACGCGTCCGGCGCGCTCTCGCGCCAAGTCGGCACCGCGACCGCGCGCACGATGCTCAGCGGCATCACCTCCTTCACCTACAAAGCCTACACGATCAACGGCGCCGAGATCACCGATTTCGCCAGCGCCTCCGCCCTCACCACCGCCGGCCAGACCACCAAGCAGCTCCAAATCTCCCTCGAGGCCGCGCGCACGACCACCACCGCCGCCCGCGCCACCAACCTCGTGCTCTCCGCCCGCTACATCCTGCGCAACAAGCGCGTCACCGCCTGA
- the gyrB gene encoding DNA topoisomerase (ATP-hydrolyzing) subunit B, producing the protein MSAPDDASHAPKNPPAGDTYDASKLGKLEGLEAVRKKPGMYIGGTDERALHHCVSEVLDNSVDEHLAGHCKRIDVTIHLDGSISVRDDGRGIPVDIHPQYKIPGVEMVLTTLHSGGKYGQGGYKFSGGTHGVGAKCVNAVSEWFEVEVSRGGQVHHMTFARGKTTKKLEVIGKAKGTGTLITFKPDPEIFKETTVFKADKISQRLRELAFLNSGLEIIFTDERPSEPKPERYFYKDGVVEFVKQINQGKTALHPQPVRIAKEVETTIDEKKAEVHLEVVLQYNDSYNDLVLCYTNTIHNPDGGTHLSGFRSAMTRAINQFAKANNLLKEKDPQITGDDVREGLAAVIAIKHSDPKFESQTKVKLLSPEVESIVGSATYEGLMFAFEQTPSIAKRIIEKSLMAARAREAARKARETIRKGALSGGGLPGKLADCSEKDPAVCELYIVEGDSAGGSAKQGRDRRYQAILPLRGKLINSEKAQLDKVLSNEEIRTLITAIGTGIGTGEDDASFNADKARYHRIIIMTDADVDGSHIRTLLLTFLYRQMKGVIERGYVYIAQPPLYKIKRKKREQYVDNDEQLNRILLELGSEDIVLARAADQHVFAPTQIDPIVEMLAALEKLGSGITRYGAQLSEYLDQHDPKTHELPRYIQRIREGNKESHKFLRTDKDRAAADAQESEAAAANGNSSAPSGPVRRVTIHEIFEANEMTKLLKALAHAGIETKFAPTEAARYVFTENPGTKNEVKTELHSPLEIIGQIRANGRKGLSIQRYKGLGEMNPKQLYETTMDPDKRRLLKVNINDAAKADALFTLLMGEEVAPRRQFIEDNALNVQYLDV; encoded by the coding sequence ATGTCCGCTCCTGACGACGCCTCCCACGCACCGAAAAATCCTCCCGCCGGCGACACCTACGACGCCTCCAAACTGGGCAAACTCGAGGGCCTCGAAGCCGTCCGCAAAAAGCCCGGCATGTATATCGGCGGCACCGACGAACGCGCGCTGCACCACTGCGTTTCCGAGGTGTTGGACAACTCCGTCGACGAACATCTCGCCGGCCACTGCAAACGCATCGACGTCACCATCCACCTCGATGGCTCCATCTCCGTGCGCGACGACGGCCGCGGCATCCCGGTCGACATCCATCCGCAATACAAGATTCCCGGCGTCGAGATGGTGCTCACCACGCTCCATTCCGGCGGCAAATACGGCCAGGGCGGCTACAAGTTCTCCGGCGGCACCCACGGCGTCGGCGCCAAGTGCGTGAACGCCGTCTCCGAGTGGTTCGAGGTTGAGGTCTCCCGCGGCGGGCAGGTGCACCACATGACCTTCGCACGCGGCAAGACCACCAAAAAGCTCGAAGTCATCGGCAAGGCCAAGGGCACCGGCACGCTCATCACCTTCAAGCCCGACCCGGAAATCTTCAAGGAGACCACCGTCTTCAAGGCCGACAAAATCTCCCAACGCCTGCGCGAACTGGCGTTCCTCAACTCCGGCCTCGAGATCATCTTCACCGACGAGCGCCCCTCCGAGCCGAAGCCCGAGCGCTATTTCTACAAGGACGGCGTCGTCGAATTCGTTAAGCAGATCAACCAAGGCAAGACCGCGCTGCACCCGCAGCCCGTCCGCATCGCCAAGGAAGTCGAGACCACCATCGATGAGAAAAAAGCCGAGGTGCACCTCGAAGTCGTCCTCCAATACAACGACTCCTACAACGACCTCGTCCTCTGCTACACCAACACGATCCATAATCCCGACGGCGGCACGCACCTCTCCGGCTTCCGCTCGGCGATGACCCGCGCGATCAACCAATTCGCCAAGGCCAACAATCTCCTCAAGGAAAAGGACCCGCAAATCACCGGTGACGACGTCCGCGAAGGCCTCGCCGCCGTCATCGCGATCAAGCACAGCGACCCGAAATTCGAGTCGCAGACCAAGGTGAAGCTGCTCTCGCCCGAAGTGGAGTCGATCGTCGGCTCCGCCACCTACGAGGGCCTGATGTTCGCCTTCGAACAGACGCCGAGCATCGCCAAGCGCATCATCGAAAAGTCGCTCATGGCCGCCCGCGCCCGCGAAGCCGCGCGCAAGGCCCGCGAGACCATCCGCAAAGGCGCCCTCTCCGGCGGCGGCCTCCCCGGCAAACTCGCCGACTGCTCCGAAAAAGACCCGGCCGTCTGCGAACTCTACATCGTCGAGGGCGACTCGGCCGGCGGCTCCGCCAAACAGGGCCGCGACCGCCGCTATCAGGCCATCCTCCCACTCCGCGGCAAGTTGATCAACTCCGAGAAGGCCCAGCTCGACAAGGTCCTCTCCAACGAGGAAATCCGCACCCTCATCACCGCCATCGGCACCGGCATCGGCACCGGCGAGGACGACGCCTCCTTCAACGCCGACAAAGCCCGCTACCACCGCATCATCATCATGACCGACGCGGACGTCGACGGCTCGCACATCCGCACGCTGCTCCTGACGTTCCTCTACCGCCAAATGAAGGGCGTGATCGAGCGCGGTTACGTCTACATCGCCCAGCCGCCGCTCTACAAAATCAAGCGCAAGAAGCGCGAGCAATACGTCGACAACGACGAGCAGCTCAACCGCATCCTCCTCGAACTCGGCTCCGAGGACATCGTCCTCGCCCGCGCCGCCGACCAACACGTCTTCGCGCCCACGCAGATCGACCCGATCGTCGAGATGCTCGCCGCCCTCGAGAAGCTCGGCAGCGGCATCACGCGCTACGGCGCGCAGCTCTCGGAATACCTCGACCAACACGACCCGAAGACCCACGAACTGCCGCGCTACATCCAGCGCATCCGCGAAGGCAACAAGGAGTCGCACAAGTTCCTCCGCACCGACAAGGACCGCGCCGCCGCCGATGCCCAGGAATCCGAAGCCGCCGCCGCGAACGGCAACTCCTCGGCGCCCTCCGGCCCCGTTCGCCGCGTCACGATCCACGAGATCTTCGAGGCGAACGAAATGACCAAGCTCCTCAAGGCCCTCGCGCACGCCGGCATCGAGACGAAGTTCGCGCCCACCGAGGCCGCGCGCTACGTCTTCACCGAAAACCCCGGCACGAAAAACGAGGTCAAAACCGAGCTGCACTCGCCGCTCGAGATCATCGGCCAGATCCGCGCCAACGGCCGCAAGGGCCTCTCCATCCAACGCTACAAGGGTCTCGGTGAAATGAACCCGAAGCAGCTCTACGAGACGACGATGGACCCCGACAAGCGCCGCCTCCTCAAGGTGAACATCAACGACGCCGCGAAAGCCGACGCCCTCTTCACCCTCCTCATGGGCGAAGAAGTCGCCCCCCGCCGCCAGTTCATCGAAGACAACGCCCTCAACGTCCAATATCTGGACGTTTGA
- the gyrA gene encoding DNA gyrase subunit A, which produces MYTANEKLSTANITDIMQTAYIDYSMSVIISRALPDARDGLKPVQRRILYAMLREGLLHNRAFDKCAGVVGEVLKNYHPHGDSSVYDTLVRLAQNWVMRYQLIDPQGNFGSVDGDPPAAYRYTECRLRDISEELLKDIEEETVDFAPNYKESTTEPTVLPAALPNLLMNGSTGIAVGMTTNIPPHNLSEIIDATCVVIDRPNVSVDELVTYIPGPDFPTGGYINGRAGIRSYLTTGKGIVRMRGKAHTEELKGGGEQIVITEIPYNVNRATLVLRIAELVREKEIDGIRDLRDESDENTRIVIELKRGEQSQVIINQLYQKTALESSFGVILLALDKKRPKQMNIKELIECYIDHRRDVVTRRTQFRLNRAKERAHILEGYIIALDNLDDFVKIIRASKDKEEAKQRLMLKYPLSEAQTNAILELRLYQLTGLERGKIEAEYLELMKLIEELQGILDDESKLLALIKSELIALRDKYASPRRTQIIDDAGDLRMEDVIPNEGAVITVSHLGFIKRTPVAEYRSQKRGGKGVIGAETYEDDFVENLFTASTHDYVLFLTSTGQCHAKKVYEIPEGTRTAKGKSVASFLRLTNGEKLAALLCVKEFTPEHFVVMATKSGAIKKTALAEYEGATREGGIRGMKLSEGDAIVGAVLTNGSNEIVLVSHQGQAVRFYEGAAETDDVEGADATATTAPAAEGEEAEGPKLGLRSQGRFTGGVTGMRFKKAGDYLQALEVCDHEARLLVAREDGVGKRTPFEDYRKTRRGGTGVIAIDLPDDGSVAVAGALSVRDTDEVMLLTAKGQSIRTRVKEIRETGRGAKGVRLVNLEAGDKLLAIAKVISSPDEEAANEAPEAPAPDAPPSV; this is translated from the coding sequence ATGTATACGGCCAACGAAAAGCTCTCCACCGCCAACATCACCGACATCATGCAGACCGCCTACATCGATTATTCGATGTCGGTCATCATCAGTCGCGCGCTCCCCGACGCCCGCGACGGCCTGAAGCCGGTGCAGCGCCGCATCCTCTACGCGATGCTCCGCGAAGGACTCCTCCACAACCGCGCCTTCGACAAGTGCGCCGGTGTCGTCGGTGAAGTCCTTAAGAACTACCACCCGCACGGCGACTCCTCCGTTTACGACACTCTCGTCCGCCTCGCGCAAAACTGGGTGATGCGCTACCAGCTCATCGACCCGCAGGGCAACTTCGGCTCCGTCGACGGCGACCCGCCCGCCGCCTACCGCTACACCGAGTGCCGCCTCCGCGACATTTCCGAAGAGCTGCTCAAGGACATCGAGGAAGAGACCGTCGACTTCGCGCCTAACTACAAGGAGTCGACCACCGAGCCCACCGTCCTTCCCGCCGCGCTGCCGAACCTCCTGATGAACGGCTCGACCGGCATCGCGGTCGGCATGACGACCAACATCCCGCCGCACAACCTCAGCGAGATCATCGACGCGACGTGCGTCGTCATCGACCGCCCCAACGTCTCCGTCGACGAGCTCGTCACCTACATCCCCGGCCCCGACTTCCCGACCGGCGGCTACATCAACGGCCGCGCCGGCATCCGCTCCTACCTCACCACCGGCAAGGGCATCGTCCGCATGCGCGGCAAAGCCCACACCGAGGAACTCAAGGGCGGCGGCGAGCAGATCGTCATCACCGAGATTCCCTACAACGTTAACCGCGCGACACTCGTGCTCCGCATCGCCGAGCTCGTCCGCGAAAAGGAAATCGACGGCATCCGCGACCTCCGCGACGAGTCCGACGAGAACACGCGCATCGTCATCGAGCTGAAGCGCGGCGAGCAGTCGCAGGTCATCATCAATCAGCTTTACCAGAAGACCGCCCTCGAATCCTCCTTCGGCGTCATCCTGCTGGCCCTCGACAAGAAGCGGCCGAAGCAGATGAACATCAAGGAACTCATCGAGTGCTACATCGACCACCGCCGCGACGTCGTCACCCGCCGCACGCAGTTCCGCCTCAACCGCGCCAAGGAACGCGCCCACATCCTCGAAGGCTACATCATCGCCCTCGATAACCTCGACGACTTCGTGAAGATCATCCGCGCGTCGAAAGACAAGGAGGAGGCCAAGCAGCGGTTGATGCTCAAGTATCCGCTCTCCGAAGCGCAGACCAACGCCATCCTCGAACTCCGCCTCTACCAGCTCACCGGCCTCGAACGCGGCAAGATCGAAGCCGAATACCTCGAACTCATGAAACTCATCGAGGAGCTCCAAGGCATCCTCGACGACGAGTCGAAGCTCCTCGCCCTCATCAAGAGCGAGCTGATCGCCCTCCGCGACAAATACGCCTCCCCGCGCCGCACGCAGATCATCGACGACGCCGGCGACCTCCGCATGGAGGACGTCATCCCGAACGAGGGCGCCGTCATCACCGTCTCGCACCTCGGCTTCATCAAGCGCACGCCCGTCGCCGAATACCGCTCCCAGAAACGCGGCGGCAAAGGCGTCATCGGCGCCGAGACCTACGAGGACGATTTCGTCGAAAACCTCTTCACCGCCTCGACGCACGACTACGTGCTGTTCTTAACCAGCACCGGCCAGTGCCACGCGAAGAAGGTCTACGAAATCCCCGAAGGCACCCGCACCGCCAAGGGCAAGTCCGTCGCCTCCTTCCTCCGCCTCACCAACGGCGAGAAACTCGCCGCGCTCCTCTGCGTAAAGGAATTCACGCCCGAGCACTTCGTCGTCATGGCCACCAAGAGCGGCGCGATCAAAAAGACCGCCCTCGCCGAATACGAAGGCGCCACCCGCGAAGGCGGCATCCGCGGCATGAAGCTCTCCGAAGGCGACGCCATCGTCGGCGCCGTCCTCACCAACGGCTCGAACGAGATCGTCCTCGTCTCGCACCAAGGCCAGGCCGTCCGCTTCTACGAAGGCGCCGCCGAGACCGACGATGTCGAAGGCGCCGATGCCACCGCCACCACCGCGCCCGCCGCCGAAGGCGAGGAAGCCGAAGGCCCGAAGCTCGGCCTGCGCTCGCAAGGCCGCTTCACCGGCGGCGTCACCGGAATGCGCTTCAAGAAAGCCGGCGACTACCTGCAAGCCCTCGAAGTTTGCGACCACGAGGCGCGCCTGCTCGTCGCCCGCGAAGACGGCGTCGGCAAACGCACGCCGTTCGAAGACTACCGCAAGACCCGCCGCGGCGGCACTGGCGTCATCGCGATCGACTTGCCCGACGACGGCTCCGTCGCGGTCGCCGGCGCCCTCAGCGTCCGCGACACCGACGAGGTCATGCTCCTCACCGCCAAGGGCCAAAGCATCCGCACCCGCGTGAAGGAAATCCGCGAAACCGGTCGCGGCGCGAAAGGCGTCCGCCTCGTCAACCTCGAGGCTGGCGACAAGCTCCTGGCGATCGCGAAAGTGATTTCCTCCCCGGACGAGGAAGCCGCGAACGAAGCCCCTGAAGCCCCCGCCCCCGACGCCCCTCCGTCCGTCTGA
- a CDS encoding PTS sugar transporter subunit IIA, whose translation MATRLSKLLDPARITLALQSTKRTNAINEVAKLLESHPDVANFQGFYNELLARERLDTTCLGNEIALPHARTEHVKKIVLAVGRSTEGVLFENSNQTVKLMFVLGTPKNNPTDYLILVGALCRLIKDAASRDALMAAPTPEAFIATVQELENKILGPEK comes from the coding sequence ATGGCGACCCGTCTGTCCAAGCTCCTCGACCCCGCGCGCATCACGCTCGCCCTGCAAAGCACGAAGCGCACGAACGCCATCAACGAAGTCGCCAAGCTCCTCGAGTCTCACCCCGACGTCGCAAATTTCCAGGGCTTCTACAACGAGCTGCTCGCGCGCGAGCGCCTCGACACCACCTGCCTCGGCAACGAAATCGCGCTCCCACACGCGCGCACCGAGCACGTGAAGAAAATCGTCCTCGCCGTCGGCCGCAGCACCGAGGGCGTGCTCTTCGAGAACAGCAACCAGACGGTGAAGCTGATGTTCGTGCTCGGCACGCCGAAGAACAATCCCACCGACTATCTCATCCTCGTCGGCGCGCTCTGCCGCCTGATCAAGGACGCCGCCTCGCGCGACGCCCTGATGGCCGCGCCCACCCCCGAGGCGTTTATCGCCACGGTGCAGGAGCTGGAAAACAAGATCCTCGGTCCGGAGAAATAA